A stretch of the Nicotiana tabacum cultivar K326 chromosome 6, ASM71507v2, whole genome shotgun sequence genome encodes the following:
- the LOC142181982 gene encoding secreted RxLR effector protein 161-like yields MKDIPYASLVGSLMYAQVCTRPDIAFAVGMLGRYQSNPGLDHWKAGKRVLRYLQGTKDFKLTYKCSDSLDVIGYSDSDLGGCKDTGKSTSGYIFLLAGGAVSWRSVKQTIVATSTMEAEFIASAVLFSKNNRSGSRRKHIGIKYLMVRDYVKKLDVNFEHVSTTLMIADPMTKGLPANIFKDHVTHMGLSSSI; encoded by the exons ATGAAAGACATTCCCTATGCTTCCCTTGTTGGGAGTCTTATGTATGCTCAGGtctgtactagacctgatattgcttttGCGGTAGGAATGCTTGGCAGATATCAAAGTAACCCTGGTCTTGACCATTGGAAAGCTGGTAAAAGGGTCTTGAGATATTTGCAAGGAACCAAGGATTTTAAGCTCACATACAAATGTTCTGACTCATTGGATGTGATTGGATATTCAGACTCTGATCTGGGTGGATGCAAAGACACTGGTAAATCTACTTCAGGATACATTTTCCTTCTTGCTGGAGGTGCTGTGTCTTGGAGAAGTGTCAAGCAGACCATTGTTGCAACATCCACAATGGAAGCTGAATTTATAGCAT CTGCAGTTTTATTTTCTAAGAATAATAGAAGTGGCAGCCGAAGAAAGCACATAGGCATAAAGTACTTGATGGTTAGAGACTATGTGAAGAAGCTAGATGTGAATTTTGAGCATGTTAGTACTACTTTGATGATTGCTGATCCTATGACTAAAGGTCTGCCGGCTAATATTTTCAAGGATCATGTAACCCATATGGGGCTTAGTAGCTCAATTTAG